A portion of the Nitrospira defluvii genome contains these proteins:
- a CDS encoding ABC transporter permease — MKEYSQEIRALTMRWVRRLSREKFSMLFTLVQPMLFWLIFFGNLFQRAADMQVTQSSSYISFLTAGVVVMTVLNNGLAGGVDLLFDKENGFLERLMSTPIHRTSVILSRFIFVTTITSLQVLVILGVAWLFGVQPVTGLAGVATILLIGMMFGVGLTAISMAMAFSVKSHGDFFSVLGFLSLPMIFLSSALVPLAAMPGWMGFLAQFNPMTWAIDAVRPLILQGWAEALPHVGMVIGVMVLFDALCLYGGARAFRRAIG; from the coding sequence ATGAAAGAATATTCGCAGGAAATCCGGGCGCTGACGATGCGGTGGGTACGGCGGCTGAGCCGTGAAAAATTCAGCATGCTGTTCACCTTGGTCCAACCCATGTTGTTCTGGTTGATCTTCTTTGGCAATTTGTTCCAACGGGCCGCCGACATGCAGGTGACCCAGTCGTCGAGCTATATCAGCTTTCTTACCGCCGGCGTCGTCGTCATGACGGTACTCAATAACGGCCTGGCCGGCGGGGTCGATCTGCTCTTCGATAAAGAAAACGGGTTTCTCGAACGGCTGATGTCCACGCCCATCCACCGGACGTCAGTGATTCTCAGTCGCTTTATTTTCGTGACCACTATCACGTCATTGCAGGTCCTCGTCATTCTCGGGGTCGCTTGGTTGTTCGGCGTCCAACCGGTGACCGGCTTGGCGGGGGTGGCCACCATCTTGCTGATCGGGATGATGTTCGGGGTCGGCTTGACGGCCATCTCCATGGCGATGGCGTTTTCCGTGAAAAGCCACGGCGATTTCTTTTCTGTGCTCGGGTTTCTTTCCTTGCCCATGATTTTCTTGAGCTCGGCGCTGGTGCCGCTGGCGGCCATGCCGGGATGGATGGGTTTCTTGGCACAATTTAATCCGATGACCTGGGCCATCGATGCGGTGCGGCCCTTGATTCTCCAGGGCTGGGCTGAAGCCTTGCCCCATGTCGGCATGGTCATCGGTGTGATGGTGCTGTTCGATGCCCTATGTCTGTACGGCGGCGCGCGGGCTTTCCGACGGGCGATCGGGTAG
- a CDS encoding ATP-binding cassette domain-containing protein: MSRPVAIDVSHLGKSYDKVRAVDDLSFQVYSGEIFGLLGPNGAGKSTTLRILITLLNPTSGSATILGLDSVKDADRVRQTIGYVPQERAIDRFLTGREHLELLADLYHLSAEQAATRIPQLLKLVELEQQADRPAKTYSGGMKRKLDIACGLLPDPKILFLDEPTLGLDVQSRLRIWDHVRQMRERGITVVMTTNYLDEADQLCDRIAIIDGGRIKALGAPTELKVGLGGDLVSLTVREHDRVEQLAAAVKNLPAIRAVTAKANGLDIRVDSPEKALPAILEAANRLTCQLEFIDYHRPRLDDVFIAHTGRSIKDDQPKAEDA; this comes from the coding sequence ATGTCGCGTCCGGTCGCCATCGACGTCTCGCATCTCGGGAAGTCGTATGACAAGGTCAGGGCCGTCGACGATCTGTCGTTTCAGGTCTATAGCGGAGAGATTTTCGGCCTGCTTGGCCCCAATGGCGCCGGCAAGAGTACCACCCTTCGGATCCTCATCACCCTGCTCAACCCGACATCCGGATCGGCCACAATTTTGGGGCTGGATTCCGTCAAGGATGCCGACCGAGTTCGACAGACGATCGGGTATGTGCCTCAGGAGCGGGCCATCGATCGATTCCTGACCGGGCGGGAGCATCTGGAATTGCTGGCCGACCTCTACCATTTGTCTGCCGAACAGGCCGCCACACGCATCCCCCAGCTGTTGAAACTCGTCGAACTGGAACAGCAGGCCGACCGACCCGCCAAGACCTATTCAGGCGGCATGAAACGAAAGCTCGATATCGCCTGCGGGTTGTTGCCCGATCCCAAGATCCTCTTCCTGGATGAACCGACTTTGGGGCTGGATGTCCAGAGCCGGTTGCGCATTTGGGACCATGTGCGGCAGATGCGTGAACGGGGCATCACCGTCGTCATGACGACCAACTATCTGGACGAGGCCGATCAGTTATGCGACCGGATTGCGATCATCGATGGAGGGCGGATCAAGGCCCTGGGCGCTCCCACCGAATTGAAGGTCGGTTTGGGTGGTGATCTGGTGTCACTGACGGTGCGGGAGCACGATCGGGTGGAGCAATTGGCCGCGGCCGTGAAAAATCTTCCCGCCATCCGGGCGGTCACGGCGAAGGCAAACGGGTTGGATATTCGGGTCGACTCTCCCGAGAAGGCCCTGCCCGCGATTCTGGAGGCCGCCAACCGCCTCACGTGCCAGCTGGAATTCATCGATTATCACCGGCCACGGCTGGATGATGTGTTTATCGCGCACACGGGCCGGTCCATCAAGGACGACCAGCCGAAAGCGGAAGACGCCTAA
- a CDS encoding LON peptidase substrate-binding domain-containing protein, whose product MFLEPEREQSNRELAGKAQPFPVPERIPLFPLPNVVFFPKTYLPLHVFEPRYRQMVADAAAGGQCIGMALLKEGWEEQYEGNPPIFSIGCVGRLASVQALSDGRSNILLQGLERYEIQEEFFDKSYREARIVLKPRDGAVLLEPALRRYLMDVLGEYLKADEEASPLHSLVRPDVSDEVFVNSLSTYLDCTPLEKQFLLEAEHVAQQARRLSDLIQFKLAERRGAGGWG is encoded by the coding sequence ATGTTTCTTGAGCCTGAACGTGAACAATCCAACCGGGAGTTGGCGGGAAAAGCCCAGCCTTTTCCGGTCCCCGAACGTATTCCCCTGTTCCCGCTCCCCAACGTGGTGTTCTTCCCCAAAACCTATCTGCCCCTGCATGTCTTCGAGCCGCGGTACCGCCAAATGGTAGCGGATGCAGCCGCGGGAGGGCAATGCATCGGCATGGCGTTGTTGAAGGAAGGGTGGGAAGAGCAGTACGAGGGCAATCCGCCGATATTTTCCATTGGCTGTGTCGGGCGTTTGGCAAGTGTGCAGGCCTTGTCCGACGGCCGCTCGAACATTCTGCTGCAGGGGCTGGAACGTTACGAGATCCAAGAAGAGTTTTTTGACAAAAGTTATCGTGAAGCCCGCATTGTGCTGAAGCCGCGTGACGGGGCGGTCTTGCTCGAGCCGGCACTGCGCCGGTATCTCATGGATGTGCTCGGCGAATACCTCAAGGCAGACGAAGAGGCCTCGCCGCTGCATAGTCTGGTTCGTCCCGACGTCAGCGACGAGGTCTTTGTGAACTCCCTCTCCACGTACCTGGACTGCACCCCGCTGGAAAAGCAGTTTCTGTTGGAAGCCGAGCATGTGGCGCAGCAGGCGCGCCGTCTCAGTGATCTGATTCAATTCAAACTGGCGGAGCGGCGGGGCGCGGGAGGGTGGGGATAA
- a CDS encoding lipocalin-like domain-containing protein, whose amino-acid sequence MTAFLLACLTMLLLPAGWTAITPASIAMEPPPSAFDLAAPGYRYQFPQDHGAHERFRTEWWYYTGHLTSSTGRRFGFQLTFFRRGIPPEEVRTLPSQWSIQQLYLAHIALTDLENGRFLYADKLSRAGLGKAGAETGRLHVWIDRWSLSLDDAPTPRHLLQAATETFALDLALIPRKPAVVHGQNGISRKGPASGQASHYYSLTRLAAEGHMRLGTETFAVTGLSWMDHEFGSADLADDVVGWDWFSLQLSDSTELMWYSLRHADGSSDPVSGGTLVLADGKTQPLRLEDLTIEPRSHWTSTRSGGRYPQRWRLRAPSLGLDLDVASLLADQELDTARSTGVTYWEGAVSASGSARGAPVTGSGYVEMTGYAERMAPKL is encoded by the coding sequence ATGACAGCATTCCTCCTCGCATGCCTCACGATGTTGCTGCTGCCGGCGGGCTGGACGGCCATCACTCCAGCCTCGATCGCCATGGAACCTCCCCCAAGTGCCTTCGACCTCGCCGCACCTGGGTACCGCTATCAATTTCCCCAGGACCATGGCGCGCACGAGCGCTTTCGCACCGAATGGTGGTACTACACCGGCCACCTGACCAGTTCGACCGGCCGCCGGTTTGGTTTTCAACTGACGTTCTTTCGCCGTGGCATTCCTCCTGAAGAGGTCCGAACTCTGCCCTCTCAATGGTCCATCCAGCAACTCTATCTGGCGCACATCGCTCTGACCGATCTAGAGAACGGCCGATTCCTTTACGCGGACAAACTCAGCCGCGCAGGACTCGGCAAGGCCGGGGCAGAGACGGGCCGGTTGCATGTGTGGATCGACCGCTGGTCGCTGTCGCTCGATGACGCCCCAACCCCGCGTCACCTCCTGCAGGCCGCGACCGAGACGTTTGCCCTCGATCTGGCGCTGATACCTAGGAAGCCGGCGGTCGTGCATGGCCAGAACGGCATCAGCCGCAAAGGCCCCGCATCCGGACAGGCTTCGCACTACTACTCACTGACTCGGCTGGCCGCCGAGGGCCACATGCGCCTGGGAACCGAGACCTTTGCCGTGACCGGTCTCAGCTGGATGGATCATGAATTCGGCTCGGCCGACTTGGCGGACGACGTGGTGGGATGGGACTGGTTCAGCCTGCAGCTCAGCGACTCAACAGAGTTGATGTGGTATTCCCTGCGGCATGCCGACGGCTCATCCGACCCGGTGTCCGGAGGCACGCTCGTCCTGGCCGACGGCAAAACCCAACCACTGAGGCTCGAGGACCTGACCATTGAGCCCCGTTCGCATTGGACCAGCACTCGATCCGGCGGACGGTACCCCCAACGCTGGCGGCTCAGGGCCCCATCACTCGGCCTAGACCTGGACGTGGCATCACTCCTCGCCGATCAGGAATTGGATACGGCCCGCAGCACAGGGGTGACCTACTGGGAAGGGGCGGTGTCTGCCTCAGGGTCGGCACGTGGGGCGCCTGTGACCGGCAGCGGATACGTGGAAATGACCGGCTATGCAGAACGGATGGCGCCGAAATTGTGA
- a CDS encoding WD40/YVTN/BNR-like repeat-containing protein has protein sequence MTLLRRSVCLVGLFLLACGSRESAVVSIALHPSNPNIVYVATNDAVHKTRDGGATWEQFPAFTARRVTTLAIDPKLPATVYAGTMGDAIYKSPDGGQHWLPHNVGLKEHVSFINEIIFHPDNTELIYLATTVGAFISKNGGREWEERMAGMKEVHIVTCITMDHQHPRVLYAGTTGGTYRSEDGGSSWQKKNQGLIPDDVLNAAMALGVNVLAVEPHNSEIVYAATTKGLFRSTNRGEYWEQIGQELSNQFISTLALHPTDPKILYIGGPDGIRKTIDGGKTWQAQNQGLTTLNIRTISISASDPQLLYLGTNGSGLYRSTDGGQNWAPIPLTGPDHTPPKV, from the coding sequence ATGACCCTGCTCCGGCGATCCGTCTGCCTCGTTGGTCTCTTCCTGTTGGCCTGCGGTTCACGTGAATCGGCCGTGGTGTCGATTGCGCTCCACCCGTCCAACCCGAACATCGTCTACGTGGCCACGAACGATGCCGTGCATAAGACGCGCGACGGCGGAGCGACCTGGGAGCAATTTCCCGCATTCACGGCTCGCCGCGTCACGACGCTCGCAATCGACCCGAAACTTCCCGCCACGGTGTATGCCGGTACCATGGGCGACGCCATTTACAAGAGTCCCGACGGGGGCCAGCACTGGCTCCCGCACAATGTCGGGCTCAAGGAGCATGTGTCTTTCATCAATGAAATCATCTTCCATCCCGACAACACCGAACTGATCTACCTCGCCACCACTGTCGGCGCCTTCATCTCCAAGAACGGCGGACGGGAATGGGAGGAACGCATGGCGGGCATGAAGGAGGTACACATCGTCACGTGCATCACGATGGACCACCAACACCCTCGCGTCTTGTACGCGGGAACGACCGGCGGGACCTATCGCAGCGAAGACGGCGGCTCCTCCTGGCAGAAAAAAAACCAGGGCCTCATTCCTGATGACGTGTTGAATGCGGCCATGGCGCTCGGAGTCAATGTGCTGGCAGTCGAGCCGCATAATTCCGAGATCGTTTATGCGGCCACGACCAAGGGCCTCTTCCGATCCACCAATCGAGGGGAGTACTGGGAGCAGATCGGGCAGGAGTTGTCGAATCAATTCATCAGCACGCTGGCTCTGCATCCGACGGACCCCAAGATTCTGTACATCGGCGGTCCGGACGGGATACGGAAGACCATCGACGGCGGGAAAACCTGGCAGGCCCAGAATCAAGGGTTGACGACTCTGAACATTCGTACCATCAGCATCAGCGCGAGTGATCCCCAGTTGCTGTACCTCGGCACCAATGGAAGCGGACTCTACCGCTCCACCGACGGCGGACAGAACTGGGCACCGATCCCGCTGACCGGTCCAGACCACACGCCCCCCAAAGTCTAA
- a CDS encoding histidine phosphatase family protein, giving the protein MPTLLLIRHGETDWNRSGRVMGDQPIPLNYTGEQQARACADMLAQTPIAGIFTSPVLRAVQTADILSQAQATRPQHLAGLREIGVGDWINRYWQDFAEETAKRNWYTQPDQARPIGGETLREVQKRAVTAVEQVLQTAHEATYLLVSHGDVIRALLAHYLRLNLTALRHARIDHAGVSGLKLADDIAHLLFLNHRPGVGRLA; this is encoded by the coding sequence ATGCCGACGCTGCTGCTCATTCGCCATGGAGAAACCGACTGGAATCGATCCGGTCGGGTGATGGGCGATCAGCCGATTCCCCTCAACTATACCGGCGAGCAACAGGCCCGTGCCTGCGCCGACATGCTGGCGCAGACTCCGATCGCCGGAATTTTCACCAGCCCCGTGCTCCGTGCCGTGCAAACGGCCGACATCCTGAGCCAGGCACAGGCAACCCGGCCCCAACATCTGGCCGGATTGCGTGAGATCGGGGTCGGCGACTGGATCAATCGATATTGGCAGGACTTTGCTGAAGAAACGGCCAAGCGGAACTGGTACACACAGCCGGATCAGGCCCGCCCAATCGGCGGTGAAACACTGCGGGAAGTGCAGAAACGGGCGGTAACCGCCGTCGAACAGGTGCTACAGACGGCGCACGAGGCGACCTATCTCCTGGTGTCCCACGGCGACGTCATTCGGGCGCTGCTCGCCCATTACCTCCGGCTCAACCTGACGGCCCTCCGTCATGCGCGTATCGACCATGCGGGGGTGAGCGGGCTGAAACTGGCCGACGACATCGCTCATCTGCTGTTCCTTAACCATCGCCCCGGTGTGGGCAGGCTGGCCTGA
- a CDS encoding class I SAM-dependent methyltransferase, translated as MDIAKVERVYTSYSGVYDQIFGKIFHESREACVRNLRIRPEENILEVGVGTGIALEYYPKNCNITGIDLSSGMLAKARQRQSHYHLDHVRLMLMDAGKMEFPDNTFDTVMAAYVVTAVPDYRKVVNEMIRVCKPGGRIIMLNHFSNGNKVIAAVEKVISPLCKHIGFRTDLSLNTVLEGTNLHVTRKEKVNPMKFWHLVECVNRKGSVNGNGAAGMNGNGNGKHGHVS; from the coding sequence ATGGATATCGCCAAAGTCGAGCGAGTGTACACCAGTTATTCCGGCGTCTATGATCAGATTTTCGGGAAAATTTTCCACGAATCGCGCGAAGCCTGTGTGCGCAACCTGAGAATCCGGCCGGAAGAAAATATTCTGGAAGTCGGCGTTGGAACGGGAATCGCCCTCGAATACTACCCGAAGAACTGCAACATCACCGGCATCGACCTCTCCTCCGGCATGCTCGCCAAAGCCAGACAGCGGCAATCACATTACCATCTGGACCATGTGCGGCTCATGCTGATGGATGCCGGAAAAATGGAATTCCCCGACAATACCTTCGACACCGTCATGGCGGCCTATGTCGTGACCGCCGTCCCGGACTACCGAAAAGTGGTGAACGAAATGATTCGGGTGTGTAAACCCGGTGGGCGCATTATCATGCTGAACCACTTCAGCAATGGAAATAAGGTGATCGCCGCTGTCGAAAAGGTCATCTCTCCACTCTGCAAGCACATCGGCTTCCGTACTGACCTATCCTTGAACACCGTGTTGGAAGGCACCAACCTCCACGTGACCAGAAAAGAGAAAGTCAATCCGATGAAGTTCTGGCACCTGGTAGAATGCGTCAACCGGAAGGGTAGTGTGAATGGAAACGGTGCGGCTGGCATGAATGGGAACGGAAACGGGAAGCACGGCCACGTCAGCTAA
- a CDS encoding ABC transporter ATP-binding protein, producing the protein MGSVAIRAEGLSKHYRLGAGVQHNTLRDQVMHRLKSLARWGAGQSETDPSFWAVNDISFEVQHGEVLGIIGHNGAGKSTLLKILSRITQPTRGTADIYGRVSSLLEVGTGFHSELTGRENIFLNAAMLGMRRQEVRRKFDEIVAFSGVEQFIDTPVKRYSSGMYVRLAFAVAAHLEPEILIVDEVLAVGDASFQQKCLGKMEEVSRSGRTVLIVSHNMTIIEGLCERAILLEKGRIARMGKTHTVVEGYADAIRTQASTAIEDREDRVGLGEILLTRIELLDKERHAIAAAITGRDVIIRMHYRCVEQKEFRNCRVSISVNGRKGQDLFVLSTDIVDPTPLTLSGNGYVDFIVPELPLSGGAYFFQSYLESNGQAQDWIKNVAPFPVLDADYYGTGNLCPPGWEANGVLIDYRWESSDGRRTCALPLRATKR; encoded by the coding sequence ATGGGAAGTGTTGCAATTCGAGCGGAGGGTCTGTCGAAGCACTACCGGCTGGGTGCCGGTGTGCAGCACAACACCCTCCGCGATCAAGTGATGCATCGCCTGAAGTCCCTGGCTCGCTGGGGAGCAGGTCAATCCGAGACTGATCCCTCCTTCTGGGCTGTGAACGACATTTCCTTCGAGGTCCAACACGGGGAAGTGCTCGGCATCATCGGGCACAACGGCGCCGGGAAAAGTACGCTACTCAAGATTCTTTCTCGAATCACGCAGCCCACGAGAGGGACGGCCGATATTTACGGGCGGGTGAGCTCGTTACTCGAAGTCGGTACGGGGTTTCATTCCGAACTGACGGGGCGAGAGAACATTTTTTTGAATGCGGCAATGTTGGGGATGCGGCGGCAGGAGGTCCGGAGAAAGTTCGATGAGATCGTCGCCTTCTCAGGTGTGGAGCAATTCATCGATACCCCGGTCAAGCGATATTCGAGCGGCATGTATGTGCGGTTGGCGTTTGCCGTGGCTGCGCATCTCGAACCGGAGATCTTGATTGTGGACGAAGTCTTGGCCGTGGGCGACGCCAGTTTTCAGCAGAAGTGCCTGGGGAAGATGGAAGAAGTCAGCCGAAGCGGCCGCACCGTCCTCATTGTCAGCCACAACATGACGATCATCGAGGGACTGTGTGAGCGTGCGATTCTCTTGGAGAAGGGGCGAATTGCGAGAATGGGCAAGACGCATACGGTGGTGGAGGGCTATGCGGATGCCATTCGCACTCAGGCCAGTACCGCCATAGAAGATCGAGAGGATCGGGTCGGTCTCGGAGAAATTCTGCTCACCAGAATTGAATTGCTGGATAAGGAGCGGCATGCGATTGCTGCAGCGATCACGGGACGGGACGTCATCATCCGCATGCATTATCGCTGCGTAGAGCAGAAAGAATTTCGAAACTGTCGCGTGAGTATCTCCGTCAACGGTCGCAAGGGGCAGGATCTGTTTGTGTTGTCGACCGATATCGTGGACCCGACGCCTCTGACGTTGAGCGGAAACGGATACGTGGACTTTATTGTGCCGGAGTTGCCATTGAGCGGCGGGGCGTATTTTTTTCAGTCCTACCTCGAATCCAACGGGCAAGCCCAAGATTGGATCAAGAATGTCGCACCGTTTCCCGTGCTGGATGCCGACTACTATGGAACAGGCAATCTGTGTCCTCCAGGCTGGGAGGCCAACGGCGTATTGATCGACTATCGCTGGGAATCCAGCGATGGCCGCCGCACCTGCGCACTCCCTCTTCGGGCCACAAAGCGGTAA
- a CDS encoding ABC transporter permease, protein MSVVRIDQGHSATLPHVRIQPAKGLLDLDFAGLWNYRELIHILVWRDVTVRYKQTVLGVAWAMFQPVATMLIFTAVFSVMGKIPSDGFPYPVFLYAGLLPWFYISQALSRGGTSLVGEAPLISKVYFPRLILPLSATIAPLVDLALAFVAFLGLMAWFEVVPTWRVLLLPLFAGLGATIALAAGLWVSALYVRYRDVGHILPMFIQLWMFVSPILYPVSKVPEAWRAVYALNPVVSVVEGFRWALIPGFQVDFSMFLPSLIIVAVTLVGGLIYFRSMERTFADVI, encoded by the coding sequence ATGTCTGTCGTGAGAATCGATCAGGGGCATTCGGCGACGTTGCCGCATGTGCGTATCCAGCCGGCCAAGGGCCTCTTGGACTTGGATTTCGCAGGCCTGTGGAATTATCGGGAACTCATCCACATCCTCGTCTGGCGTGATGTGACCGTACGCTACAAGCAAACGGTCTTGGGGGTGGCCTGGGCCATGTTTCAGCCCGTGGCGACCATGCTGATTTTTACGGCCGTTTTCAGCGTGATGGGGAAGATTCCCTCGGACGGGTTTCCCTATCCTGTGTTTCTCTACGCCGGCCTATTGCCCTGGTTCTATATTTCTCAGGCCCTGAGCCGGGGGGGCACCAGTTTGGTGGGGGAGGCGCCGCTCATCAGCAAAGTCTATTTTCCGCGCCTGATTCTGCCGCTTTCGGCAACCATTGCACCGCTCGTCGATCTAGCGCTCGCCTTCGTGGCGTTCCTCGGACTGATGGCCTGGTTTGAAGTGGTACCGACCTGGCGCGTCCTGTTGCTGCCGCTGTTTGCCGGTCTGGGTGCGACCATTGCGCTGGCGGCCGGACTGTGGGTCTCAGCGCTCTATGTCCGATATCGCGATGTCGGGCATATCCTTCCGATGTTCATTCAACTGTGGATGTTTGTGTCTCCGATTCTCTATCCCGTCAGCAAAGTCCCCGAAGCCTGGCGGGCGGTCTACGCCTTGAATCCGGTCGTCAGCGTCGTCGAGGGATTTCGATGGGCGTTGATTCCCGGTTTTCAGGTGGATTTCTCCATGTTCCTGCCGAGCCTGATTATCGTCGCGGTCACCCTGGTTGGCGGGCTGATCTATTTTCGTTCGATGGAACGCACTTTTGCGGATGTGATCTGA
- a CDS encoding acyltransferase family protein, translating into MDATSLWPAVGVVLLALGTAMLLPSVSPRQASLAPRYSSLDGLRGYLSLAVFLSHSSIWYFYLRSGVWDVPPSTVYTQLGQSSVTLFFMLTGFLFWSKLLNGRLEPIDWTRLYLSRVLRLGPLYLLAAACVIFVAFCRAGFELKEPPSVVVGQVATWLMFTIPGISPVNGFAETVPLAGAVWTLSYEWLFYACLPIGAFCLRASTPLIWLMVSAAAVTALSMGMPEVRMPMLSAFGGGITAASLARIAVVRAMLARGVWGVIAMACLATTLFLLPTAYMLSAVLLLAMAFLIIACGNSLYGILEWPASVTLGEMAYSLYLLHGLVLFVAYRLVFAEGADRFSPVEHWAIVLGLVPLLVLLCFTTFRLIEKPAMDAVPRWHAWLTARFS; encoded by the coding sequence ATGGATGCGACCAGCTTGTGGCCCGCGGTCGGAGTGGTGCTGCTCGCACTCGGAACCGCGATGCTTCTCCCATCGGTCAGTCCCCGCCAGGCCTCCCTGGCCCCTCGGTATTCGTCCCTCGACGGACTTCGAGGGTACCTGTCGCTGGCTGTGTTTCTGAGTCATTCCTCCATCTGGTATTTCTATCTGCGCTCCGGCGTCTGGGATGTTCCTCCTTCCACTGTGTACACGCAGTTGGGGCAAAGCAGCGTGACCCTGTTCTTTATGCTCACCGGGTTTCTGTTTTGGTCCAAACTCCTCAACGGACGCCTGGAGCCGATCGACTGGACACGATTGTATCTTTCCCGAGTGCTTCGACTGGGCCCCCTCTATCTGTTGGCCGCGGCCTGCGTGATCTTCGTGGCGTTCTGCCGCGCCGGGTTTGAGCTGAAGGAACCGCCGTCGGTGGTCGTCGGGCAGGTGGCGACATGGTTGATGTTTACGATTCCCGGCATATCACCCGTGAATGGATTTGCCGAAACGGTGCCTCTGGCTGGGGCGGTGTGGACGCTGTCGTATGAATGGTTGTTCTATGCCTGTCTTCCCATCGGCGCATTCTGTCTGCGGGCGTCGACCCCATTGATCTGGTTGATGGTCAGTGCAGCGGCAGTGACGGCTCTCAGCATGGGCATGCCGGAGGTGCGGATGCCGATGTTGTCCGCCTTTGGGGGAGGGATCACTGCGGCAAGCCTGGCGCGCATCGCGGTTGTCCGGGCCATGCTTGCCCGTGGTGTGTGGGGGGTGATCGCGATGGCCTGCCTGGCGACGACCCTGTTCCTCTTGCCGACGGCCTACATGCTGTCGGCCGTGCTGCTCTTGGCAATGGCCTTTCTGATCATTGCCTGCGGGAACTCCCTCTATGGCATCCTCGAATGGCCGGCGTCTGTCACACTGGGGGAAATGGCCTACAGTCTGTACTTGCTGCACGGCCTGGTCCTGTTCGTCGCCTATCGGCTGGTGTTTGCCGAAGGCGCCGATAGGTTCTCTCCGGTCGAACATTGGGCCATCGTACTCGGCCTGGTGCCTCTCCTGGTGCTCCTGTGTTTCACGACGTTTCGCCTGATAGAAAAGCCGGCGATGGATGCGGTGCCACGCTGGCATGCGTGGCTGACGGCCCGCTTCTCCTAA
- a CDS encoding LL-diaminopimelate aminotransferase, with protein sequence MAGFPIEVATRIKTLPPYLFAAIDKMKQEALARGVDIINLGIGDPDLPTPDPIIESLAQAAKNPKHHQYPSYEGMLSFRKAVADWYRRRFNVTLDPANEVLTLIGSKEGIGHVHLAFVDPGDVVLVPSPGYPVYPVGTSFCGGVSHIMPLTKANGFLPDLNAIPKDVAKKAKLMWLNSPNNPTSVIMSKDYFKRVVEFAQEHQIIVCHDAAYSEIFYDGKRPASFLEVDGAKDVGVEFHSLSKTYNMTGWRLGFAVGNKDVLAGLGRVKSQLDSGVFEAIQAAGITALGLDDSVTDGLRKIYQERRDTLVPGLKKLGLEVDPPPAAFYIWVTVPKGYTSASFTAHLLEKAGIVTTPGNGFGAPGEGYIRMTVCTTKERLAEAVERIKKAGF encoded by the coding sequence ATGGCCGGTTTTCCGATTGAAGTCGCCACCCGTATCAAAACCTTGCCTCCCTATTTGTTCGCCGCCATCGACAAAATGAAACAAGAGGCACTTGCGCGCGGGGTCGATATCATCAACCTTGGCATCGGTGACCCTGACCTGCCGACGCCGGATCCGATCATCGAAAGCCTGGCTCAAGCCGCAAAAAACCCGAAACACCACCAATACCCCTCCTATGAGGGCATGCTCTCGTTTCGTAAGGCCGTCGCCGACTGGTATCGCCGGCGGTTCAACGTCACCCTCGACCCGGCCAACGAGGTCCTCACCCTGATCGGTTCCAAAGAAGGCATCGGACATGTCCATCTCGCCTTCGTCGATCCAGGCGACGTGGTCCTCGTCCCAAGTCCGGGGTATCCGGTCTACCCTGTCGGCACCAGTTTTTGCGGTGGCGTCTCCCACATCATGCCGCTCACCAAAGCAAACGGGTTCCTCCCCGACCTTAACGCCATTCCCAAAGACGTGGCGAAGAAGGCCAAGTTGATGTGGCTGAACTCGCCGAATAACCCCACCTCGGTCATCATGAGCAAAGACTACTTCAAGCGTGTCGTGGAGTTTGCCCAAGAACACCAGATCATCGTCTGCCATGACGCGGCCTATTCGGAAATTTTCTATGACGGGAAGCGGCCGGCCAGCTTCCTCGAGGTGGATGGGGCAAAAGACGTCGGTGTCGAATTCCACTCCCTCTCCAAAACCTACAACATGACCGGCTGGCGCCTCGGATTCGCGGTCGGCAATAAGGACGTCCTGGCGGGACTCGGGCGGGTCAAGAGCCAGTTGGACTCCGGCGTCTTTGAGGCGATCCAGGCGGCCGGCATCACGGCCCTGGGGCTGGATGACTCGGTCACCGACGGATTGCGTAAGATCTATCAGGAACGCCGCGACACGCTGGTGCCCGGCCTGAAGAAGCTCGGGCTTGAAGTGGACCCACCTCCCGCCGCATTCTACATCTGGGTGACGGTGCCGAAGGGGTACACCTCTGCGTCCTTCACCGCCCATTTGCTTGAGAAGGCCGGGATTGTCACCACGCCGGGCAACGGGTTCGGCGCACCCGGCGAGGGCTACATTCGCATGACCGTGTGCACGACGAAAGAACGATTGGCGGAAGCGGTGGAACGCATCAAGAAAGCCGGGTTTTAG